A window of the Synechococcus sp. LTW-R genome harbors these coding sequences:
- a CDS encoding magnesium chelatase subunit H, which translates to MFTQVRSASRRVSPAEVNGRAVMKAVYVVLEPQYQNALTQAATALNDANGSIAIDLSGYLIEELRDPDNYADFCADVAEADVFVASLIFIEDLAQKVVDAVAPHRDRLKAAVVFPSMPEVMRLNKLGSFSMAQLGQSKSAIAGFMKKRKEAGGAGFQDAMLKLLNTLPTVLKYLPVEKAQDARSFMLSFQYWLGGTPDNLRNFLLMLADKYVFPRNSEDRPEIQVADPEVFPDLGIWHPLAPSMFEDLKEYLNWNASRQDLSDKARKGPVIGLVLQRSHIVTGDEAHYVAVIQELEFRGATVIPVFCGGLDFTKPVNAFFYDPLNPDQPLVDGVVSLTGFALVGGPARQDHPKAIEVLKKLNRPYMVALPLVFQTTQEWEESDLGLHPVQVALQIAIPELDGAIEPIVLSGRDDATGKAHTLQDRVDAIAERAIRWASLRIKPRSDKKLAITVFSFPPDKGNVGTAAYLDVFGSIHRLMEEMRAKGYDVSGLPRNSKELMEAVLQDPEALEGAPELAIAHRMSVEEYERLTPYSERLEENWGKPPGNLNSDGTNLLIFGRHFGNVFVGVQPTFGYEGDPMRLLYSRSASPHHGFAAYYTYLEKVWGTDAVLHFGTHGSLEFMPGKQMGMSETCYPDSLIGALPNLYYYAANNPSEATIAKRRGYAETISYLTPPAENAGLYKGLKELGELVGSYQQLRESSRGVQIVNAVVETARQCNLDKDVELPEIDASELDLDGRDGVVGAVYRQLMEIESRLLPCGLHTIGKPPTAEEAIATLVNIAALEREEEGIRSLPALLAESKGRTIADVYQGNDEGVLADVELNRVITETSRAAIGAMVKAVTGSDGRVTLRRNFGWFYDLLERFGFKLPSPWLSACNAAGFPDVDQAELETLFGYLQFCLEQVCADLEMESLLKALDGEYVLPGPGGDPIRNPNVLPSGKNLHALDPQAIPTRAAVAAAKVVVDRLIERQREEQGTWPETIACVLWGTDNIKTYGESLAQILWFIGARPVPDSLGRVNKLELIPLEELGRPRVDVVVNCSGVFRDLFINQMALIDQGVKMAAEADEPLEMNFVRKHAQEQSEKEGVSLRDAATRVFSNASGSYSSNVNLAVENSTWEEENELQEMYLSRKTFAFNADNPGEMNQKREMFESVMKTADVTFQNLDSAEISLTDVSHYFDSDPTKLIQGLRDDGKAPSSYIADTTTANAQVRSLSETIRLDSRTKLLNPKWYEGMLDSGYEGVREVAKRLNFTLGWSATSGSVDNFVYEEANETFINDPEMRKRLMDLNPHSFRRIVGTLLEVNGRGYWETSDENIEQLQEIYQEIEDRIEGVSEG; encoded by the coding sequence AAAGCGGTCTATGTGGTTCTAGAGCCCCAGTACCAGAACGCGCTGACCCAAGCAGCCACCGCCCTCAACGACGCCAATGGCTCGATCGCCATTGATCTGAGCGGGTATCTGATCGAAGAGCTTCGAGACCCTGATAACTACGCCGACTTCTGCGCCGATGTCGCTGAGGCCGATGTCTTCGTCGCCTCGCTGATTTTCATCGAAGACCTGGCCCAGAAGGTCGTCGATGCGGTGGCTCCCCACCGCGACCGACTGAAGGCGGCTGTGGTCTTCCCCTCCATGCCGGAGGTGATGCGCCTGAACAAGCTGGGCAGCTTCTCGATGGCCCAGCTCGGTCAGAGCAAGTCGGCCATCGCCGGCTTCATGAAAAAGCGCAAGGAGGCCGGCGGCGCCGGGTTCCAGGACGCCATGTTGAAGCTGCTCAACACCCTCCCGACGGTGTTGAAGTACCTGCCGGTGGAGAAGGCGCAGGACGCCCGCTCCTTCATGCTCAGCTTCCAGTACTGGCTGGGCGGTACCCCGGACAACCTCCGGAACTTCCTGCTGATGCTGGCGGACAAGTACGTCTTCCCCCGCAACAGCGAGGACCGTCCCGAGATCCAAGTGGCTGATCCCGAGGTCTTCCCCGACCTGGGCATCTGGCACCCCCTGGCTCCCTCGATGTTCGAGGACCTCAAGGAGTACCTCAACTGGAACGCCAGTCGCCAAGACCTGAGCGACAAAGCACGCAAGGGCCCCGTGATCGGCCTGGTGCTTCAGCGCAGCCACATCGTCACCGGCGATGAGGCCCACTACGTTGCCGTCATCCAGGAACTGGAGTTCCGGGGCGCCACAGTCATCCCCGTCTTCTGCGGCGGCCTGGACTTCACCAAGCCGGTCAATGCCTTCTTCTATGACCCGCTGAACCCCGACCAGCCCCTCGTGGATGGCGTGGTCTCCTTGACCGGCTTCGCCCTGGTCGGCGGCCCCGCTCGCCAGGACCACCCCAAGGCAATTGAGGTCCTCAAGAAGCTCAATCGCCCCTACATGGTGGCGCTGCCCCTGGTCTTCCAAACCACCCAGGAGTGGGAAGAGAGCGACCTGGGTCTGCACCCGGTTCAGGTGGCCCTTCAGATCGCCATCCCCGAGCTCGACGGCGCAATCGAGCCGATCGTGCTGTCCGGCCGCGATGACGCCACCGGTAAAGCCCACACCCTGCAGGACCGGGTGGATGCCATTGCGGAACGGGCCATCCGTTGGGCCTCCCTGCGAATCAAGCCTCGCAGCGATAAGAAGCTGGCGATCACCGTCTTCAGCTTCCCCCCCGACAAGGGCAACGTCGGCACCGCGGCCTACCTGGACGTCTTCGGCTCCATCCACCGCTTGATGGAAGAGATGCGCGCCAAGGGCTACGACGTCAGCGGTCTGCCCCGCAACTCCAAGGAGCTGATGGAGGCGGTCCTCCAGGACCCAGAGGCCCTCGAGGGTGCACCGGAACTGGCCATCGCCCACCGGATGAGCGTTGAGGAATACGAACGCCTCACGCCCTACTCGGAGCGCCTCGAGGAGAACTGGGGCAAGCCCCCCGGCAACTTGAACAGCGACGGCACCAACCTGCTGATCTTCGGTCGCCACTTCGGCAACGTCTTCGTCGGCGTTCAGCCCACCTTTGGCTACGAGGGTGACCCGATGCGGCTGCTGTACTCCCGCAGTGCCAGCCCCCACCACGGCTTCGCCGCCTACTACACCTATCTCGAGAAGGTCTGGGGTACAGACGCGGTGCTGCACTTCGGCACCCACGGCTCCCTGGAGTTCATGCCCGGTAAGCAGATGGGCATGAGCGAGACCTGCTACCCCGACTCGCTGATCGGCGCCCTGCCGAACCTCTACTACTACGCCGCCAACAACCCATCGGAAGCCACCATCGCCAAGCGGCGGGGCTACGCCGAAACCATCAGCTACCTGACCCCTCCGGCTGAGAACGCCGGTCTCTACAAGGGCCTAAAGGAGCTGGGCGAACTGGTGGGCTCCTACCAGCAACTGCGTGAGAGCTCCCGCGGCGTCCAAATCGTCAATGCCGTGGTCGAAACCGCACGCCAGTGCAACCTCGACAAGGACGTTGAGCTGCCCGAGATCGATGCCAGCGAGCTGGACCTCGACGGCCGCGATGGCGTCGTCGGTGCGGTCTATCGCCAACTGATGGAGATCGAGAGCCGCCTGCTGCCCTGCGGTCTGCACACCATCGGCAAGCCCCCCACGGCTGAAGAGGCGATTGCCACGTTGGTCAACATCGCTGCTCTTGAGCGCGAGGAAGAGGGCATCCGCTCCCTGCCTGCCCTGCTGGCGGAAAGCAAAGGACGCACGATCGCCGACGTCTACCAGGGCAACGACGAGGGCGTGCTCGCCGATGTGGAGCTCAACCGCGTCATCACCGAAACCTCCCGCGCCGCCATCGGCGCCATGGTCAAGGCCGTCACCGGCAGCGATGGCCGGGTGACCCTGCGCCGCAACTTCGGTTGGTTCTACGACCTGCTCGAGCGCTTCGGCTTCAAGCTGCCCAGCCCCTGGCTGAGTGCCTGCAACGCCGCTGGCTTCCCCGACGTCGATCAAGCCGAGCTGGAGACGCTCTTTGGCTACCTGCAGTTCTGCCTTGAGCAGGTTTGCGCGGATTTGGAGATGGAGAGCCTGTTGAAGGCCCTCGATGGCGAGTACGTCCTCCCCGGCCCCGGCGGTGATCCGATCCGGAACCCCAACGTGCTGCCCAGCGGCAAAAACCTCCACGCCCTCGACCCCCAGGCCATTCCGACCCGGGCCGCCGTGGCCGCCGCCAAGGTGGTGGTGGACCGTCTGATTGAACGTCAGCGCGAGGAACAGGGCACCTGGCCCGAGACCATCGCCTGCGTGCTCTGGGGCACCGACAACATCAAGACCTACGGCGAATCGCTGGCCCAGATCCTCTGGTTCATCGGTGCCCGTCCGGTGCCCGACTCCCTGGGCCGGGTGAACAAGCTGGAGTTGATCCCCCTCGAAGAGCTGGGCCGTCCCCGCGTCGATGTTGTGGTGAACTGCAGCGGCGTCTTCCGCGACCTGTTCATCAACCAGATGGCCCTGATTGACCAGGGCGTGAAGATGGCCGCCGAGGCCGATGAGCCCCTGGAGATGAACTTCGTGCGCAAGCACGCCCAGGAGCAGTCCGAGAAGGAAGGCGTTTCCCTTCGGGATGCGGCGACCAGGGTGTTCTCGAACGCCAGTGGCAGCTACAGCTCCAACGTCAACCTGGCGGTTGAGAACAGCACCTGGGAAGAGGAGAACGAGCTGCAGGAGATGTACCTCTCCCGCAAGACCTTCGCCTTCAACGCCGACAACCCCGGCGAGATGAACCAGAAGCGCGAGATGTTCGAGTCGGTCATGAAGACCGCCGATGTCACCTTCCAGAACCTGGATTCAGCGGAGATCTCCCTCACCGACGTGAGCCACTACTTCGACAGTGACCCCACCAAGCTGATCCAAGGGCTGCGGGATGACGGCAAGGCTCCCTCAAGCTACATCGCCGACACCACCACGGCAAACGCCCAGGTCCGCTCCTTGAGCGAGACGATCCGCCTGGATTCACGCACCAAGCTGCTCAATCCGAAGTGGTACGAGGGCATGCTCGATTCCGGCTACGAGGGTGTGCGTGAAGTCGCCAAGCGCCTGAACTTCACCCTGGGCTGGAGTGCGACCAGTGGTTCCGTGGACAACTTCGTCTACGAAGAAGCCAACGAGACCTTCATCAACGATCCCGAGATGCGCAAGCGTCTAATGGATCTCAACCCCCACAGCTTCCGCCGCATCGTCGGCACGCTGCTGGAGGTGAATGGCCGGGGCTACTGGGAGACCTCCGACGAGAACATCGAACAACTCCAGGAGATCTACCAGGAGATCGAAGACCGGATCGAAGGCGTCAGCGAGGGCTGA
- the folP gene encoding dihydropteroate synthase: MGGSWGQRTQVMGVINLTPDSFSDGGRFDHPDQALKQALRFATAGVSVLDLGAQSTRPNAEDVGSAEELRRLLPSLRLIRAAIDAESLPALISVDTYRASVAAAALEAGADWINDISGGCRDPEILKVVADVGCPYVLMHSRGDSQTMDGLVDYGAAGVVAGVLRELRLSTETALAAGIRQDQLIWDPGLGFAKTTEQNLELLRGLERLKVDGIPLLVGPSRKRFIGALLNEPRPKARLWGTAAVVARCVAAGVDVVRVHDGAAIAQVTRMADALWR, encoded by the coding sequence ATGGGGGGCTCCTGGGGCCAGCGCACCCAGGTGATGGGGGTGATCAATCTCACCCCCGATTCTTTCAGCGATGGGGGGAGGTTCGATCATCCCGATCAAGCGCTGAAACAGGCCCTGCGATTCGCCACCGCTGGCGTGTCCGTACTTGATCTGGGCGCCCAGAGCACGCGACCCAATGCAGAGGATGTCGGATCAGCGGAAGAGCTGCGACGTCTGCTCCCCAGCCTGCGTCTCATTCGTGCGGCCATCGACGCCGAGTCGCTTCCGGCCCTGATCTCGGTCGACACCTATCGCGCCTCCGTCGCGGCAGCAGCCCTCGAAGCCGGTGCGGATTGGATCAATGACATCAGCGGCGGTTGCCGAGATCCCGAGATCCTCAAGGTGGTGGCGGATGTCGGCTGCCCCTACGTCTTGATGCACTCCCGCGGCGATAGCCAGACGATGGATGGCCTCGTTGATTACGGCGCAGCTGGTGTCGTTGCGGGGGTGCTGCGGGAGTTGCGCCTGTCCACGGAAACGGCCTTGGCGGCCGGCATCCGCCAGGACCAGCTGATCTGGGATCCGGGGCTGGGCTTTGCGAAGACCACCGAGCAAAACCTTGAGCTCCTGCGGGGACTCGAACGGCTCAAGGTCGACGGCATCCCGCTGTTGGTGGGGCCGTCCCGGAAACGATTCATCGGTGCTCTTCTGAATGAGCCCCGGCCGAAGGCACGTCTCTGGGGAACCGCGGCGGTGGTGGCGCGCTGCGTCGCGGCTGGTGTCGACGTGGTGCGCGTTCATGACGGGGCGGCCATCGCCCAGGTCACACGGATGGCGGATGCGCTCTGGCGTTAG
- the tpiA gene encoding triose-phosphate isomerase — MTCAEAQAFAEAFKPLVANLPSDREVVLAPPFTAIATLSSALAGSGIQISAQNIHWQEKGAFTGMVSAGMLLEHGVSHAIVGHSEPRKYYSETDEQINLRARSAQKHGIIPILCVGESDSQREAGEAEKVIRRQVQQGVDGLDHSKLIVAYEPIWAIGTGKTCEASEANRICGLIREWVGYPEVVVQYGGSVNPATIDQLMAQSDIDGVLVGGASLDPEGFARIANFQPV; from the coding sequence ATGACCTGCGCTGAAGCGCAGGCCTTTGCGGAAGCCTTCAAGCCCCTGGTGGCCAACCTGCCCAGCGATCGCGAGGTGGTGCTGGCTCCGCCCTTCACCGCCATCGCGACCCTGAGCAGTGCCCTGGCCGGCAGCGGTATTCAGATTTCTGCTCAGAACATCCACTGGCAGGAGAAGGGCGCCTTCACCGGGATGGTCTCCGCCGGGATGCTGCTCGAGCACGGCGTCAGCCACGCCATCGTTGGCCATAGCGAGCCCCGCAAGTACTACAGCGAGACCGACGAGCAGATCAACCTGCGGGCCCGCAGCGCCCAGAAGCACGGGATCATCCCGATCCTGTGTGTGGGTGAGAGTGACTCCCAGCGGGAAGCCGGTGAGGCCGAGAAGGTGATCCGCCGCCAGGTCCAGCAGGGGGTGGATGGTCTCGATCACTCCAAACTGATCGTGGCCTACGAGCCGATCTGGGCGATTGGTACCGGCAAGACCTGTGAAGCCAGTGAGGCCAACCGCATCTGCGGCCTGATCCGCGAGTGGGTCGGCTACCCCGAGGTTGTCGTTCAGTACGGCGGTTCCGTGAACCCCGCCACCATCGATCAACTGATGGCCCAAAGCGATATCGACGGGGTCCTCGTCGGTGGCGCTTCCCTGGATCCAGAAGGATTCGCTCGGATCGCGAACTTCCAGCCCGTCTGA
- a CDS encoding RNA-binding S4 domain-containing protein, protein MRLDQFLKWQGLVFTGGEAKQRIQGGEVRVNGFQETQRGRKLKPGDRVELDGQTHVVEKPPEES, encoded by the coding sequence ATTCGCCTTGATCAATTCCTCAAGTGGCAAGGCCTGGTGTTCACCGGTGGTGAGGCCAAGCAGCGCATCCAGGGGGGAGAAGTTCGGGTTAATGGCTTTCAGGAGACCCAGCGCGGCCGCAAGCTCAAGCCCGGTGACAGGGTGGAGCTGGATGGACAGACCCATGTCGTGGAGAAGCCCCCGGAAGAATCCTGA
- a CDS encoding ABC transporter ATP-binding protein encodes MLAPSSAGFRRLLPLLKPHRPALIAGGACMLVFVGCWPLLAWLAGQLIPAIGAGEFNRVLQVIGLALAVFMLQKVAQFGQDTLLAGPALQVSQELRRRLFARLQRLDFGVLEKLSAGDLTYRLTEDADRVGEVIYKTIQDTTPSVLQLVVVFGYMVWLDWKLSIGTLLLAPLVAVLVSLFGAKVMGAAEKSQKQVSELAALLGEAISGLPLVRAFAAEPWLQQRFEVEIDLHRRARYRTQKLLALQYPVVGFLEAAGILAVLLMGAARIQSGDLDGQGFSSYVAALLMLIDPISHLTTNFNEFQQGQASLKRLREIEREAVEQPDRPDAQPLGRVAGELLLEQVSFCYDPQQPVLKDLSLQVKPGQVVALVGPSGAGKSTLFSLLLRFNTAQGGQVLLDGRNLADLKAAELRTAVALVPQQSAVFSGTVAEAIAFGRPASREQIQAAARLANADGFIEALPGGYDARVEERGSNFSGGQLQRLAIARAVLGNPAVLLLDEATSALDAEAEEAVQRGLDQAMKGRTVLVIAHRLSTVQEADSILVLENGQIVDQGNHDLLISRPGRYRDLCERQLIRGA; translated from the coding sequence ATGCTCGCACCCTCATCGGCCGGCTTCCGGCGTCTGCTGCCGCTGCTGAAGCCCCACCGCCCCGCACTGATCGCGGGTGGGGCTTGCATGCTCGTCTTTGTGGGCTGTTGGCCCCTGCTGGCCTGGCTGGCCGGTCAATTGATCCCCGCCATCGGTGCCGGGGAGTTCAACCGGGTGCTCCAGGTCATCGGCCTGGCTCTGGCGGTCTTCATGCTCCAGAAGGTGGCCCAATTCGGCCAGGACACCCTTTTGGCCGGGCCAGCCCTGCAGGTCAGCCAGGAACTGCGGCGTCGGCTCTTTGCCCGGCTGCAGCGGCTCGATTTCGGAGTGCTTGAAAAACTCTCCGCCGGAGATCTGACCTACCGCCTCACCGAGGACGCCGACCGGGTTGGCGAGGTCATCTACAAGACGATCCAGGACACCACTCCGTCGGTCCTCCAGCTGGTAGTGGTCTTCGGCTACATGGTCTGGCTGGACTGGAAGCTCTCGATCGGGACCCTGCTGCTGGCCCCCTTAGTGGCCGTGCTGGTCAGCCTGTTTGGCGCCAAGGTCATGGGCGCCGCCGAAAAGAGCCAAAAACAGGTCAGCGAACTCGCAGCCCTCTTGGGGGAGGCCATCTCCGGACTGCCGCTCGTGCGGGCCTTTGCCGCTGAGCCCTGGTTGCAGCAGCGCTTTGAGGTCGAGATCGACCTGCACCGCAGGGCCCGCTACCGCACCCAGAAACTCCTAGCCCTGCAGTACCCGGTCGTGGGCTTTCTGGAAGCCGCGGGCATCCTCGCGGTACTGCTCATGGGTGCCGCCCGGATCCAAAGCGGTGACCTCGATGGCCAGGGCTTCAGCAGCTATGTCGCCGCCCTGCTGATGCTGATCGACCCGATCAGCCACCTCACGACCAACTTCAACGAGTTCCAGCAGGGCCAGGCCTCGCTGAAGCGCCTGCGGGAAATCGAACGGGAAGCGGTCGAGCAACCCGATCGCCCCGACGCCCAACCCCTGGGACGGGTCGCCGGTGAACTGCTGCTGGAGCAGGTCAGCTTTTGCTACGACCCCCAGCAACCGGTGCTGAAGGACCTCTCGCTCCAGGTCAAACCCGGCCAGGTCGTTGCCTTGGTGGGTCCCTCCGGAGCCGGCAAGAGCACCCTCTTCTCGCTGCTGCTGCGCTTCAACACCGCCCAGGGCGGCCAGGTGCTGCTGGACGGACGCAACCTGGCGGACCTCAAGGCCGCGGAATTGCGCACAGCCGTCGCCCTGGTGCCCCAACAAAGCGCTGTTTTCTCCGGCACGGTCGCCGAGGCGATCGCCTTCGGCCGCCCCGCCAGCCGCGAGCAGATCCAGGCGGCGGCACGCCTGGCCAATGCCGACGGTTTCATCGAAGCTCTGCCCGGCGGCTACGACGCCCGGGTCGAGGAGCGGGGCAGCAACTTCTCCGGCGGCCAGCTCCAGCGTCTCGCCATTGCGAGGGCAGTGCTGGGCAACCCGGCCGTCCTGCTGCTGGATGAAGCCACCAGCGCCCTGGATGCCGAAGCCGAGGAAGCCGTCCAGCGGGGCCTGGATCAGGCCATGAAGGGCCGCACGGTGCTCGTCATCGCCCACCGCCTCTCCACCGTCCAGGAGGCTGACTCGATCCTGGTGCTCGAGAACGGCCAGATCGTCGACCAGGGCAACCACGATTTGCTGATCAGCCGGCCCGGCCGCTACCGGGACCTCTGCGAGCGCCAGCTGATTCGCGGTGCTTAA
- a CDS encoding DUF6447 family protein — MTDSAAQIPPVLTFEGKRYDLNALPEEVKELVRGMQVADAQLRMHEDTLKVLAVGRQSMAMQLNDKLQGVTPMAD, encoded by the coding sequence GTGACCGACTCCGCCGCCCAGATCCCCCCCGTTCTGACCTTTGAGGGGAAGCGCTACGACCTCAACGCCCTGCCTGAGGAAGTCAAAGAGTTGGTGCGCGGCATGCAGGTTGCCGATGCCCAGCTGCGCATGCACGAAGACACCTTGAAGGTTCTCGCCGTCGGCCGTCAGTCCATGGCGATGCAGCTCAACGACAAGCTGCAGGGCGTCACCCCGATGGCCGACTGA
- the cysK gene encoding cysteine synthase A — protein sequence MAAIFSDNSLTIGRTPLVQLNRITEGCGARVLAKIEGRNPAYSVKCRIGAAMVAAAERDGLLGPGKELIEPTSGNTGIALAFVAASKGIKLTLTMPETMSLERRKLLTAFGAHLELTEGRLGMTGAVNRAKEIAASDPDRYVLLQQFVNPANPQVHHDTTGPEIWSDTDGNVDVFVSGVGTGGTLTGVSRYIKNTLNKPLHTVAVEPINSPVISQTKGGQALQPGPHKIQGIGAGFVPGNLDLAMVDSVEQVGDDEAVEMARRLAKEEGILAGISCGAATVAALRLAKDPANAGKTIVVVLPDSGERYLSSVLFAGIFNESGLPVG from the coding sequence ATGGCCGCGATCTTCAGCGATAACAGCCTCACGATCGGCCGCACCCCACTGGTCCAGCTCAACCGCATCACCGAGGGCTGTGGTGCGCGGGTGCTGGCCAAGATCGAGGGGCGCAACCCGGCCTATTCGGTGAAGTGCCGAATCGGTGCGGCGATGGTGGCGGCAGCGGAGCGCGACGGTCTGCTGGGTCCCGGTAAGGAGCTGATCGAGCCCACCAGTGGCAACACCGGCATTGCCTTGGCCTTCGTGGCTGCGAGCAAGGGGATCAAGCTCACCTTGACCATGCCGGAAACGATGAGCCTGGAGCGGCGCAAGCTGCTGACGGCCTTTGGTGCCCATCTCGAGCTCACCGAAGGTCGTCTGGGGATGACCGGGGCCGTGAACCGGGCCAAGGAAATCGCGGCGAGCGACCCCGATCGCTACGTGCTGCTGCAGCAGTTCGTGAACCCCGCGAACCCCCAGGTGCACCACGACACCACGGGCCCTGAGATCTGGAGCGATACCGACGGCAACGTCGACGTCTTTGTTTCTGGCGTCGGCACCGGCGGCACCTTGACCGGCGTGAGCCGCTACATCAAGAACACCCTGAATAAGCCGCTGCACACGGTCGCCGTCGAGCCGATCAACAGCCCGGTGATCAGCCAGACCAAAGGTGGTCAAGCACTGCAGCCCGGTCCCCACAAGATCCAGGGGATCGGCGCGGGCTTCGTGCCCGGCAACCTCGACCTGGCCATGGTCGATTCCGTCGAGCAGGTTGGGGATGACGAGGCCGTCGAGATGGCCCGCCGCCTCGCCAAAGAGGAGGGGATCCTGGCCGGCATCAGCTGCGGGGCCGCCACCGTGGCAGCCCTGCGCCTGGCCAAGGATCCAGCCAATGCCGGCAAGACGATCGTTGTGGTCCTCCCCGACTCTGGCGAGCGTTATCTCAGCTCGGTCCTCTTCGCGGGGATCTTCAACGAGAGCGGCCTGCCGGTCGGTTGA
- a CDS encoding HdeD family acid-resistance protein, which translates to MPPKTLHRIAAVLLFMAGVTSIALPFISATALTLSIGVIAAVAGVTQLLRLGQAEDSKGKVFRRLSGLFYVVAGIWVVAYPVESEISLTLFVGLLLIFEGVMELAAAAASQAEARGLVLADGLVTALLGGLLVAEWPSDSLWAVGTLFGISLFFTGFRLLTAE; encoded by the coding sequence GTGCCCCCCAAAACCCTGCATCGCATCGCGGCCGTTCTGCTCTTTATGGCGGGGGTCACCTCGATCGCGCTGCCCTTCATTTCCGCGACCGCACTGACCCTGAGCATTGGCGTGATCGCCGCGGTGGCCGGCGTCACCCAACTGCTCCGCCTCGGGCAGGCTGAGGACAGCAAAGGCAAGGTCTTCCGCCGCCTCTCTGGCCTGTTCTATGTGGTGGCGGGGATCTGGGTGGTGGCGTATCCCGTCGAGAGCGAAATCAGCCTGACCCTCTTCGTCGGTCTGCTTCTGATCTTCGAGGGAGTCATGGAGCTGGCTGCCGCCGCCGCCAGCCAGGCAGAAGCGCGGGGCCTGGTGCTGGCTGATGGTCTGGTGACCGCACTCCTGGGTGGCCTGCTGGTGGCCGAGTGGCCCAGCGACAGCCTCTGGGCCGTCGGCACCCTCTTTGGGATCTCCCTGTTCTTCACTGGGTTCAGGCTGCTGACGGCTGAGTGA
- a CDS encoding FAD-dependent oxidoreductase: MSPPPRFIVVGAGPAGLSLALQLAEGGAEVALIEASERFKRQFRGEALMPSGQQALAQMGLLPLLKELPQRPLEGWSVWLERRRLFRVAEPLGSLQPCTLVPQEALLEALLERARRCPRLQWRPGQAVRQLLKRGSRISGVELSNGEQLEADLVIGCDGRGSLLRQQAGIQLKCLGKPLELLWFELPGPIPKDCIWGFQTLVAGGRIGSACLNASGHLQLAWLLKPGEERDNLASEEWAQRLANLAPAPLAPLLIERGASLRAPVRFKVQVGMAERWQQPGLLLLGDAAHPMSPIRAQGINLALRDSVVAAEALLAGDDLDAASAAIEQQRRTEVKRLQQLQEAEARQGHLIGYSSPLRHGLTLARGLMGPVAQRVWMARQRPLRDGLPEQLPKPKLAVPRTGKTNRN; the protein is encoded by the coding sequence GTGAGCCCACCACCCCGTTTCATCGTTGTCGGAGCGGGGCCCGCTGGCTTGAGCCTGGCCCTGCAGCTGGCCGAAGGGGGAGCCGAGGTCGCGCTGATCGAAGCCAGCGAGCGCTTCAAGCGGCAATTTCGCGGCGAAGCCCTGATGCCCAGCGGCCAACAGGCCCTGGCCCAGATGGGACTCCTGCCGCTACTGAAGGAGCTGCCGCAGCGCCCCTTGGAGGGATGGAGCGTCTGGCTGGAGCGGCGGCGTTTGTTTCGTGTCGCCGAACCCCTGGGCTCCCTGCAGCCCTGCACCCTGGTGCCCCAAGAGGCCCTCCTTGAGGCACTGCTCGAGCGGGCGCGACGCTGCCCGCGCCTGCAGTGGCGACCCGGTCAAGCCGTTCGGCAGCTGCTGAAGCGGGGATCACGCATCAGCGGCGTCGAACTCAGCAACGGCGAACAACTAGAGGCAGACCTGGTCATCGGCTGCGATGGACGCGGATCCCTACTGCGTCAACAGGCCGGAATCCAGCTCAAGTGCTTGGGAAAGCCGCTGGAGCTGCTCTGGTTTGAACTGCCCGGACCGATCCCCAAGGACTGCATCTGGGGGTTTCAAACCCTAGTGGCGGGCGGGCGGATCGGCAGTGCCTGCCTGAATGCCTCAGGGCATCTGCAACTGGCCTGGCTACTCAAGCCAGGGGAAGAGCGGGACAACCTCGCGTCTGAGGAGTGGGCGCAGCGGCTAGCCAACCTGGCGCCCGCCCCCCTGGCGCCGTTGCTCATCGAGCGTGGCGCAAGCCTGCGTGCCCCCGTGCGCTTCAAAGTGCAGGTCGGCATGGCCGAGCGCTGGCAGCAACCTGGCCTGCTTCTGCTTGGCGACGCCGCCCACCCGATGAGTCCGATTCGCGCCCAGGGGATCAACCTGGCCCTGCGGGACAGCGTGGTTGCAGCCGAGGCACTCCTTGCCGGCGATGATCTCGACGCGGCTTCAGCAGCGATCGAGCAACAACGCCGAACCGAGGTGAAGCGTTTGCAGCAGCTGCAAGAGGCTGAGGCCCGCCAAGGCCATCTCATCGGGTACAGCAGCCCGCTGCGCCATGGGCTGACACTGGCCCGCGGATTGATGGGGCCAGTTGCCCAACGGGTCTGGATGGCCCGGCAGCGGCCGCTCAGGGATGGCCTGCCTGAACAGCTACCCAAACCAAAACTCGCAGTGCCGCGGACTGGCAAAACCAACCGGAACTAG